A single genomic interval of Pyrus communis chromosome 5, drPyrComm1.1, whole genome shotgun sequence harbors:
- the LOC137733487 gene encoding uncharacterized mitochondrial protein AtMg00810-like, with product MAQPPGFKSVTHPSNYVCKLHKSLYGLKQAPRAWNERFTSFLPSLGFQVSQANPSLFIQQSSKGTVLLFLYVDDVIFTGSNTQLINQVITALTAEFEMKDLGLLHYFLGLQISYTSEGLFVSQTKYINELVDKVDLQDSKPCATPCLPYHRLLKDDGKPYHSPDQYRSVVGALQYLTFTRPNIAFSVNQACQFMHNPMISHVIAVKRILRYLKGTSTYGIHFKPGPLHLQSYSDADWAGDPNDRRLTSGFVVFLGSNPISWASKKQHTVSRSTTEAEYRALAITAAELAWIRQLLCDMHVPLHSSPLIYCDNVSTIALFTNHVFNAKSKHIEIDYHFVCERVTRGDLQVQHVSSTDQSADILTKGLSAPLFQQHCNNLMLSVLEHQLEGGCKKDEVQECHPSEEVINGQNKATCQKIK from the coding sequence ATGGCACAGCCTCCGGGTTTTAAGAGTGTCACACATCCTTCAAACTATGTTTGCAAACTTCACAAATCATTATATGGTCTCAAACAGGCTCCTCGAGCCTGGAATGAAAGGTTCACCAGCTTCTTACCAAGTTTGGGATTTCAAGTTTCACAGGCTAATCCCTCACTGTTTATTCAACAATCTTCCAAGGGCACGGTGttattgtttttgtatgttgatgatgtcATTTTCACAGGTAGCAACACTCAATTGATTAACCAAGTGATCACAGCTCTCACTGCAGAATtcgaaatgaaggatttgggtctCCTGCACTACTTCCTGGGATTACAGATCAGTTACACCTCAGAAGGCTTGTTTGTGTCTCAAACAAAGTATATTAATGAGTTAGTTGATAAAGTTGACCTCCAGGACTCTAAACCGTGTGCTACACCATGTCTCCCATATCACAGACTCCTCAAGGATGATGGGAAGCCGTATCACAGTCCTGATCAATATAGAAGTGTTGTTGGCGCTCTTCAGTATCTTACTTTTACAAGACCTAACATAGCATTTTCAGTCAATCAAGCTTGTCAGTTCATGCACAATCCTATGATTTCTCATGTTATTGCAGTTAAGAGAATCCTTCGCTATCTCAAAGGGACATCCACTTATGGCATTCATTTTAAACCAGGACCATTGCATCTGCAATCTTatagtgatgcagattgggcaggagATCCAAATGATCGAAGATTAACTTCAGGATTTGTTGTATTTCTTGGATCTAACCCTATCTCATGGGCATCAAAGAAGCAACACACGGTATCCCGATCAACCACAGAAGCTGAGTATAGAGCGTTGGCAATCACGGCTGCAGAACTTGCCTGGATTCGACAACTATTATGTGATATGCATGTACCTTTACATTCCTCTCCGCTGATATATTGTGACAATGTCTCAACTATTGCCCTCTTTACAAATCATGTGTTCAATGCAAAATCCAAACACATTGAGATCGACTATCATTTTGTCTGTGAGAGAGTCACTcggggtgatcttcaagttcaacatgTGTCTTCGACAGACCAATCAGCAGATATCCTAACAAAGGGCTTGTCTGCACCATTATTTCAGCAACATTGCAACAATCTGATGCTTAGTGTTCTCGAGCATCAGCTTGAGGGGGGATGTAAGAAGGATGAAGTTCAAGAGTGTCATCCAAGTGAGGAAGTTATCAATGGTCAAAACAAAGCCACTTGTCAAAAGATTAAATAG
- the LOC137733459 gene encoding uncharacterized protein, which produces MAMFSDFLNCFFPSSPSKVSDDAKGSNSSGKEPSSKDSEKRKSQSSLSGAPIVVSYFPQNSNLSCL; this is translated from the coding sequence ATGGCCATGTTTTCAGATTTTCTCAATTGCTTCTTTCCCTCTTCACCGTCGAAGGTCTCTGATGATGCAAAAGGGTCTAACAGTAGCGGAAAAGAGCCTTCTTCAAAGGActctgaaaaaagaaaatcacaatCGTCATTATCGGGAGCTCCCATAGTCGTTTCTTACTTCCCCCAAAATTCGAATCTGTCTTGCTTGTAA
- the LOC137733305 gene encoding thioredoxin-like protein Clot, giving the protein MPLKLSDATISTFDSAFEKFKAEAPNNKANFILFLADKDPSTSLSWCPDCVRAEPVIYKKLEATPDDVALLRAYVGDRPTWRNAHHPWRVDSRFKLTGVPTLIRWENDAIKGRLEDHEAHVENKINALLAGN; this is encoded by the exons ATGCCTCTCAAGCTATCCGACGCCACCATCTCCACCTTCGACAGTGCGTTTGAGAAATTCAAAGCAGAAGCTCCAAACAACAAAGCCAATTTCATCCTCTTCTTGGCTGACAAGGACCCTTCTACCTCTCTCAGCTGGTGCCCTG ATTGTGTGAGAGCTGAACCTGTAATCTACAAAAAGCTAGAAGCTACACCAGATGATGTTGCACTTTTGAGAGCTTATGTCGGAGATAGGCCAACATGGAGGAATGCACATCACCCATGGAGAGTAGACTCAAGGTTTAAGCTGACCGGAGTTCCAACACTAATCCGCTGGGAAAATGATGCGATCAAGGGTCGGCTCGAAGACCATGAAGCCCATGTTGAAAACAAAATCAATGCGCTTCTTGCGGGAAATTAA